DNA from Oncorhynchus tshawytscha isolate Ot180627B unplaced genomic scaffold, Otsh_v2.0 Un_scaffold_3409_pilon_pilon, whole genome shotgun sequence:
GGCGTGGGACGTGCATACGCACTGTTAAAAATCTGAATATGTTTGTATGTAAGCACTTTCTGTGTTTTGCCCGTACGCCACCTTTTGACGTGAATCCCCCGCCCAGTTTTATAAATGAGGCATCTGGTCTGTAAACTGTTTCCTCCTGgatacagagtgagagtgaaataaatgttctgattggttctaGTCTAGGTAATGCATGTTCAGCAGTAGTATCTGTAAACGAGAGGAAGGACCAGCACTGGAGTTGTCAGTGCCTTGTTCTCGGCAGAGTTCTCCCACACGCTCACGAACTGAGAGATGAACCTCTCTGTGGCTATTGTCGTTCTTACTGCGGTCGTCTGCACTTCGGCAGAAAGTAAGTATTCTATTGATTTGAATGCCAATTGAATTAGGGCCAGGGTTATATTAATTTATTCAAGGTGCTGGGTATATGAAGTGTGATAACGGTTTAAAATCGACTTTGAACCAGTATTTGGTTCAATCACTTTGTAAAGATTGAAGCTGATGTTAATGATTTGGTGTATTTATCACTCAACTGAACTTGTATGTTATCTGTTTGGGTTTCCAGTTCCTCATGAGACCGTCTATGTGCAGGGCTGTCTTGAGAAGACAAAGGTGGAGGCGGAGGCAGAGCTTCAGGTGGATGGGGAGGAAGTGGTATATGCTGACTTCCAGAGTGGACAGGAAGTTTGGACATTGCCTGAGTTCCTGGGGCCATTCCCAAGCTCCACTGTTCGTAACTTCTACAAGAATGCCGTTAAAGGCAGACGATTGTGTCAGGATGCCTTGGCTCTTTGGATATTAGAAGAAAAGTTTCCACCTGAGGTAAAAGGTAAAGAGCAAATCAACTTTATGACTATAATTAAAATGAAGATGAAAAGTGACATTTCTGTATTACAGTGAGAGATTGATTTTAAAGCTAGTGGTtgtattcccccccccccaccccccagatGCCCCTGAGAGCACCATCTACCCCAGGGCTGAGGAGGTGCTGGGGGTGGAGAACACCCTTATCTGCTTTGCCAATCATTTCTACCCCCCGCCTGTCAATGTCAACTGGACCAAGAATGGCCTGGAGGTGACTGAGGGAGTGTCTCTCAGTCGGTACTATCCTAATAAAGATGGAACGTTCCACCAGTTCTCCAGCCTGAGTTTCACTCCACAGGAGGGGGATGTCTATGCCTGCACTGTGGAGCACACAGCCTTGGAGGACCCCAAAACCAGGTTCTGGGGTGAGAAACTGTTTCTCTAAATAGGGTATTTATTAAATTATCTTGGGTCTCTGGAAGCCTATCAGATATAAGAAAATCTGAAACTCAGGGTAATGTTTCCTCATAAACTATTGCCACTGTAATATATAATAGTTGAAATATGTATTTCTTCAATGTGTTGATGGCACCGCTCTCCTCTTGTCCCCCAGAGATACATGAGGTGAGTGGGTCCAGTGCTGGTCCTGCTGTATTCTGTGGAGTGGGCCTGACTCTGGGACTGTTGGGAGTGGCTACCGGAACATTCCTGTACGTCAAAGGACAACAGTTTAACTGAATTGTGACATATATGAAATCTAAAAAATCCTCTTTTGCAGTTGTAGGTAAACAATGTGACAGAATTAGTGGCGTACCGCAGTTTCATATTTTTTGTTGAGGGGGGAAACTGCTAACGTCGtacaattttacacattttgccactgGGCAAAGAAAAATATGCAGTTTTATAactaatctcatgctattttgccatgaggctgagagagaatGCATTTTTTTAAGCacatttcctgctattctacacattttgctctgaggctgagagaaaagGTTGAAGTTTATCAGCTAATTTCCTGtcattttaaacattttaaacacTTATGACATGTTCATATGTTATCTGGGTGGGGGGCTGACCTCCAGGGTGTACCCACCTTTTCTTTTGGAGAGAGGGGGGTGCAGGGAGTGTGTGGTACGCCAGTGCAAATAATATTATTAACTACTCTGTAACGGTTTAATTTTTTTCCTGTCAATAAAATCTTAAATATTTTTTGGGAAAACAATCAAAGGTATCATAAATATGCACCCATCCTGAGACGTTTAACAATAATAGACACATGAATGGATCACATTCATTAATTGTTCCCGTCTTTTACATTGTACACTGCAAATGGGTAATTCCCCCCTCCGTCATCAATACTTACATGATCACAAACTTTAATGTCATTTCACCATTCACTACTAACTATCAGTTGTGTGGTAAACAGGAGGAAGTATGAAGTTTTTATACAATGTACTGAAACTGAGTGAGAATGGGAGAGCATGTCTGAGCTATTGTAGGACCAATACCATAGAAACCCAAACAAGACTGTAAAGTAGTAGGTTGGTTAATATTTACACACAGTGACAGGAATAAGAGTTTTATTGTATGCAATAATTGGTATGGGACTTTGTCTGGTGTCAAATCAATAATCATAAACAGGGtcgggtaggttactttctaaatgtaatccattactagTTAAGTGTCATTGTAATCCGTAGCGTAACTTTTGAATTACCCAAACTAACAGATTACGTTCAGTTACTTTTGCATTACTTTCCCTTTAATAAAGAGGCGTTAGAAAAAGACAAAGGATCCATccaacacatttggtgtgtcatagtggtctctgacttgtggtcagactcgctcagacGGACAAACTTCAACTTGCACAATTTTTCAACGCTGAATTGAATGAAATTGAGAAAACAAAGTGTCAATGTATTTTTTCACAGACATCgattctgaatttaaaagtaatttgagaagtaatctagtttttcaaaagaatTTGTAAATCTGATTgcaatattttagctggtaatgTAATTACACATCAGTCATGAATTGCAGTGCTTTGTGATATgcttagtgagagagagagcatagcaaTATTATAACAAATTACTTCCTGAAAGACTTTAGAGCTGTTTCACTACTGGACTGACATTGGTCCATCCAATCTGATTCCTCATTCTGTTCCATTCCGTTATAGACACAGGCCAACATTAACCACATAGAGACACAGAAGGATGTATCTAACTCTGTTCTCGTTCTGAGAAGTAAACATGTCTGTGCTGAATCTCTCGTCCATCCACCTAttgcttctcttctcctctctgtctggagTAGGTGAGTAAAAATCTGCTCCTGTCCTATAGATGTGATCAGGTTTGACAGGAACCACAGAATGACTTTGAATTGATCAAGATACACAAAGTGAGTCCAAAGTCTCAGTTATCATCTTGAGCTTTGCAAAATGACTGCCATTATAGACACTTGTAGTGGTGAGATAGTCAACATTAATGCTGTTGTTTGTGGTCTCTGTACAGAGAGACTGAAGGGATTGAAGTCTAGTGGTGAGATAGTCAACATTAATGCTGTTGTTTGTGGTCTCTGTACAGAGAGACTGAAGGGATTGAAGTCTAGTGGTGGAATAATCACCCACTTGTGATACATGAGTAAAAATATAGATACctttttaatagaaagttactcaagtaaaagtcacctagtaaaatactacttcagtaaacgtctaaaagtatttggttctaaatatacttaagtatcaaagtaaataAAATTTctaaaatatcaaaagtaaaagtgtaaataatttcaaattccttatattatgcaaaGCAGACGgcagcattttcttgtttttaaaatggcaGATATCCAGGGgcgcactccaacactcagacatcatttacaaatgacgcatttgtgtttagtgagtctgccagatcagaggcagtagatgaccatgtgttctcttgacaagtgcgtgaattggaccatgttcctgtcctgctaagcattcaaaatgtaacgaataattttgggtgtcagggaaaatgtacggagtgaaaagtacattcttttctttaggaataacTCCAGTATGTATTGATATAATTTCACAGGATTTGTTTTTGGATGGAAGCTGTAGAGATTGGTAAGAAATGGCCAAATGTAGCCAAATATCTTATTCAcccattttagttttttttttaacattacaTGACCTGGTATGATGGTGGGTTGATCAGTTATACAGTTTAAAGCTGTTGTTTTTGCTGGGCGTTTTGCCCAAATTTTacttttaaagtaactgtccagtgtttccagatttctatgaaatatgataTATAATTAATTACAAAAGTGTGAAATTGTTTTCCATACAGTtttggaatggtgtgggtgtaccctatcaacagaatggtgtgggtgtaccctatcaacagaatggtgtgggtgtaccctatcaacagaatggtgtgggtgtaccctatcaacagaatggtgtgggtgtaccctatcaacagaatggtgtgggtgtaccctatcaacagaatggtgtgggtgtaccctatcaacagaatggtgtgggtgtaccccatcaacagaatggtgtgggtgtaccctatcaacagaatggtgtgggtgtaccccaacaacagaatggtgtgggtgtaccctatcaacagaatggtgtgggtgtaccctaTCAACAggatggtgtgggtgtaccccatcaacagaatggtgtgggtgtaccctatcaacagaatggtgtgggtgtaccctatcaacagaatggtgtgggtgtaccctatcaacagaatggtgtgggtgtaccccatcaacagaatggtgtgggtgtaccctaTCAACAGAATGGtatgggtgtaccccaacaacagaatggtgtgggtgtaccctatcaacagaatggtgtgggtgtaccccaacaacagaatggtgtgggtgtaccccaacaacagaatgagttaacagaatattcaCTTTTAAAAgggagattttcactggacagttactttaaaatggcaacattttctctcagcctcatgtcaaaatgtgtagagtAGCAGGAAACCTGCTTTAAAACTGAAGGGGAAAAATCTGAAGAATAGCATGAGATGAGCTATAAAATAGCATTTTTTTCTCTgtccaaaatgtgtagaattgcaagaaatcaCATTACAAACTTCAAAATGCTCTCTGattcatgacaaaatgtgtagaatagcagtataaagctgcaacattttctcttagCTGTTTTTCCCCCCCAAAGTTTGTTTTCCCTAAAAAttatattcatttttttttattttggggggAGGGACCTTCAACTTTCCACTTATACTGCGTTTTCAAAATACCCCTCAAAATAACCCTCAAAATAACCCTCAAGAGGGGCATAATAAGTGATGTCAAGCTGTGTACAATCGCAGGAAATGCATTTTAAAATGTCCAAAAACATTGCAGGGGAGGACCCCCTGGACTGCTGTTCGCCCCCCCAATATCTACACTACAATTTCACCCTTGATTTAAGTAGTGGCCAAAGTGTGTCATCCTCTGCGTTCTTGTAATCGTGCACTGATGAAATCGTGCACTAAACATGTTTGTATTTTGATAAAGAATTATTCCATCTTATATTTCTATAAACAAAGATACATAAAGAGTGAAATCCACAGAATGTATTTGTTTTCTCTGGTCTGTTGATCAGATGATATTATGAAAGAAGAGAAACGAGACCTCCAGATCTCATCTTGTTTGTGACTGTTTATTTGACAGATGGCTATTTTGGACACTTTGAGATGAGGTGTCGGTTCAGCTCCGAGGAGCCCCGTGATATTGAGTTTCTGCTGCAGGTCTACGGCAACAAGAAGTTACTGGGACAATACAACAGCACAACAGAGAAATGTACGGTCTACACACAATGGATGAAGAACTTCACTGAAACGGCCTGCAAAGGCCCTGCTTTTCTGGCCGCGAGGAGAGACGAAATGAAGAAATACTGCAGCAGCAATGTTCCTGTGGTGTATGGGTACTTACTAGATAAGGCAGGTGAGTGAATGAGTACATACTCAATGGTAGTGATAAGGAGGAGTACATACTAGATGAGATAGATGAACATCATGAAAACAGCATGAGGCGAGCCCTGAAGAAGCCAGTATGTTCTTCCCTCTCCAGTTGAGCCCTACATCAGGCTGAGGTCAGTGGAGCCGTTCAGTACCAGACACCTGGCCATGCTCGTGTGCAGCGCCTACGACTTCTACCCCAAACCCATCAGAGTGACGTGGCTGAGGGACGGACAGGAAGTGACCTCAAATGTTACTTCCACAGAGGAGCTGGTCAATGGGGATTGGACCTACCAGATCCACTCGCACCTGGAGTACACACCCACACCTGGAGAGAGAATCGCCTGTATGGTGGAGCACTTCAGCCTCACTGAGCCCAAACTGTATGACTGGggtaagtgtgagtgtgtgtgtggacttggAGTGTCTGAATTAGATACGAGTGCTTGGGAGGGAGGGTTTATAAGTCTATTTATTGTAAGATGTATGTCTTAATTGTTTGTGTGATTACAGACCCCTCCATGCCTGGTCCTGAGAAGAATAAGATGGTGATCGGGGCCTGTGGGCTGCTGTTGGGGGTGGTCTTTATAGCAGCTGGACTGATCTACTACAGGAAGAAATGTAATGGTGAGGAGACACAGGCTATTCTATGTCAAAACAACCAAATACTTTAAGTCCAAATTTGAAATGCAACTTTATCTTTTTCGTTCTCTTTCAGAAGGACGAGTGTTGATGCCGACCATGGCGCTGCCAGAAAGTTATGGCACCATCTAGTGGTTCACACCAGTCAGCCTTCTGAAGGTTGTGATCTGAACCCACTTAattagtctgggtaccagtctttttAAGCTAACATTCCACTTCTTGTTGCCTCTTCCGTGACATATGCCAAGGAGGTCAAGTAGTGGAAGGTCAGCTAAAAAGACTGGTACACAGACTACCACTTAATCATTCCAAGCACAATGTCTTCTCAGTCTCCCAGGCCTTTTGCATTGGAGGAGAGGTTGCAGCCAGAAACTCCCAAGGCCCTTCTATGGGGATCAGAATCCCGGCATTCAGATCAAGAGTTTACCACCGAGTGGCCAACTTGATCAAATCTATGTCCACATCCTGTGCGTCTGAGACTTTAGATCTAGGATATGATTTTGTAAGGAATTTTCAGATGCGACAAACAAGATTGGTTTATGGAATTGTTCATCCTTAGGTTTTGATTCTAATTCTTGTTTCTATTGGCAACTGATGTTATTGTTAACTTGGCTTTGTCTTTTATTAAAATAGTTTTATTTTGCAGTTTTCATTTGTTTGGGTATTTGTTGATAGATTCGCAAGGGGTAGGCTATATTTAACCAATAAGGTacaaggaggtgtggtatacggccaatataccatgcCAACGGGCTGTTCTTTAGTACGACACAACGCTGAGTGCCTGGATACCGCCCTTAGCAGTgacatattggccatatactacaacctccaaggtgccttattgttattataaacaAGTTACCAACATAAATATGACTGTAAACAAGAAATGTTGCATCATACCCGTAGTTCAGGTCACGTCCCACTGCTTAGACgctgccagatcttacaacaccTAGATAGGTATTTTACCTTTCAGCTAACcacatatgttatagcaatctgtcagtcgatGACAAGTCGATGGACACAGTCGACAGTCGATGACGTGGCATGCAACCGTTGGTTGATTCATGCAACGTCTAAGCAGTGGAAAGCAACCATACCGTCTGATATTCCAcatctttcagccaatcagcatccagaagCCAAATTACCCAGTTTATAAATGTCTATATTAGTGAAAAGCTATATAAGGCTATAAGTCAAATGACTTCCTCTCATGCTTTCCTTCCTTCATGGACACTTatgcaaaaaaaaatataaaaaaaataatgaaagccATTTGAAAGTAAACATCCTCCATATTGTTTTCACTCATCCTTTGCTTTCAGATCAGTGCAAATCAAGGAAAGGAGGCTAAGACACAGGAAAGGAGGCTAGGCTAGGACATAGGAAAATAGGTTAGGC
Protein-coding regions in this window:
- the LOC112243905 gene encoding H-2 class II histocompatibility antigen, A-Q alpha chain, with amino-acid sequence MNLSVAIVVLTAVVCTSAEIPHETVYVQGCLEKTKVEAEAELQVDGEEVVYADFQSGQEVWTLPEFLGPFPSSTVRNFYKNAVKGRRLCQDALALWILEEKFPPEVKDAPESTIYPRAEEVLGVENTLICFANHFYPPPVNVNWTKNGLEVTEGVSLSRYYPNKDGTFHQFSSLSFTPQEGDVYACTVEHTALEDPKTRFWEIHEVSGSSAGPAVFCGVGLTLGLLGVATGTFLYVKGQQFN
- the LOC112222681 gene encoding H-2 class II histocompatibility antigen, E-S beta chain-like, which gives rise to MSVLNLSSIHLLLLFSSLSGVDGYFGHFEMRCRFSSEEPRDIEFLLQVYGNKKLLGQYNSTTEKCTVYTQWMKNFTETACKGPAFLAARRDEMKKYCSSNVPVVYGYLLDKAVEPYIRLRSVEPFSTRHLAMLVCSAYDFYPKPIRVTWLRDGQEVTSNVTSTEELVNGDWTYQIHSHLEYTPTPGERIACMVEHFSLTEPKLYDWDPSMPGPEKNKMVIGACGLLLGVVFIAAGLIYYRKKCNEGRVLMPTMALPESYGTI